The DNA region AGAGTCACTTGACTCTTGAATTGAGTGGATTCATCTGTTGAGTGGAGTACCCCTGCCAGTTCTTCTTCCTCTTGTTCCGCCTGCGGTGGCCTTCTTGAGCTTTTCGCATGTGGGTGCAAGTTGGTCTCGCTCGTTGTGTCCTCTCTTGTTTGCTTTAACGATATAACGATAAAGTCGAAAAGGAATGAAACGAGCCCCATTCTCTGATACCCTATTTCCATGGGGTATTCATAATATTCACTCGGTTTGCGACTCCTCTCTCGGAGAAGAAGAAAACACCCCACGGCAGGGAGCCTGCTGAAAGATAAGCGAAGCAAACGATGTGTAAGAAGTGAACCGTTGGACAAACCAAGAGTTTATTTTTGAAGCAGTCAACCCAGATTTTTTACTGACCTCGTAtcaataatttcattattttcagAAATTTTGTATTGGAAGAAaagtaaaacatttttataaaatcagTAAATGACGACATctaatcaattaatttttaaatgcggaaaattaaatacagaAAGTCAACCTAATGCCATTGTTTGTTTCATTCACTGATGATAAACTTGCAATATCATCAGCATGTGTGATTTATTACGATTATTTTGTGGAGTGCGGAGGGCATTCTAGGGTCTTGCAGCTTCGTGACAATTACaattatatttacattgtGTGCCGTGTGTGTTCTTGTATTTGCTCATACTCTAGCACTCTCGCGCACTTTTGGCGCTCTTCTAGGCAAAtcctctcgctctctttcttCTCTGCTCTTTGCCGTGGGGCGATCATGTGTGGGGTCCGGCTGGCGCTCGCTAAACTCTTAACCAGTGGCTTTTTTAACCAGTTTAAGTTTACATTTGCGTGAGCGCAGACGTGTCCGGAAAGCGAACGGAAGATAAGTGAAACAGAacgaaacggaacggaacACGGCCGTATAATCAGATATCAAACAGTGAAGTAGTGTCGTCACTTTTGCGACTCTCAAAAAATCCGTCGCCCAGTGCCTGTTGCTTCTTTTCGAGTGCGCGGTTTTCATGTATCGCCGCCGCTATTCCGCCTTCGAGCCGAGCACGCCCCGCGTGGGAGTGCTACCCTCTCCGCCCCCACAATATGGCAATCGCCCCGCCGACACTGCCGCCCCGAAAACGCCGCCCAAGTTGAGCGTACAATTTGACCCCAATTTGCCAAAAGACAAcgatagcaacaacaacctcGCCGGCAgcgaaaatgcaaatgctaaATGCGTCGGCCGCAAGGCGCGTTCGCTGAGCAATTCGCCACTGTATCACCGCAAAAAGCGGTATGGCCATCTGCCGGCGCTGATGTCGAATAACGGGCCGACGGCCAGCAGCAACTACCAGCTGCTAAACAGTGCGAATCTTCGAGATCTCGTCGACGGCCAACGTCACTCGCATCACGTAAGCAGGCGCGATGACAACCAAAGCCACAGTCATAGCGAAAGCCCAAGTCACATTGGCCACATTAGCCACATTAGCCCAAGCAaccaaagcaacaaaagcaatcaAAGCAACCAAAGCAAGCAAAGCATCCTAAGCCTGCCAAACGGCAAAAACAAGGCGAAAGATGGCAAGAAGCTGAAGGCAACTTTAACGGCGGCCATGTCATCGTCGCTACTGCGACGCAAGGCGCACAGCAATCACAGTCAGCAGCAgaaactgcaacagcaacagcgagAGCAAgagctccagcagcagcagcagcagcagcagcagttgcagcaactgaggagcaacaacagcaagacAATTGCAAATGCTGCCCGCCATTCGCTGGGTCATTCACCctccgctgccgccgccgctgctgcagtGCAGCAGACGCTCGTCTACGAGCGGCGGCGCGTTAGTAGCGCCCACTCCTCCCCCTCGCCCTCCTCCAGGCATCACTCCCCAGTGCACCAGTGCATGCTGATGCGACGGCGGAGCGACTACAGTGTCGAGCAGATTGAGCAATGGAAGCGCCAACAACAATTGTTGCCGCGATCCGGACGCAAGATAAGCGTAagtgcactgggagaaaacGGGCTTTGGTTAGATGCTGTGGgacttaaaataatatataatatatgttaaATTCTCAAACTTTTTCGAAAAATAACTTTcgaaatacatttattattatataacaTTATTTAACACCAGTGGGATTTGTTCTGTTGTTTTTACTGACAGATGTACCAGCTATTGAAGGCGTAGTATGTACGTGTTTCAAAATACTTTAATCGGAacgcttttctttttgtttgaaaatgcATTCAGaggaaaacaaaggaaaagtCATCGAGTGTGTGCCAGTATCAAAGCTTTGAGGGGAAGCTTTTTCATACGATTGAATTCGGTCGGCTGCGTTTGTTGCTTTATATATTTAGACAAAATGAGGGTCAGCCTTACAATGCACATAGAAAAATCAACATAATAAACTATATcaaattaacataaaataaGATAAGAAAGAACATTATAGTTAAGTCATTGGTACAAATGAATTCAATTCTTAATCTCCTCACTTTTAAGTAGTGttaaagttatttaaattatCAACCGAGGTGAATCTGCCAAGACTTTTAAACtaagtataaaataaataattgacGGTTTTCTTTTACATCGATTACATcggcaattatttatttttcagtgCACACTTTTCTTGACCCCATTTCTAGCTACAAAAGAGCACTgcgagagagaaagagaatGGTCGCGGATAGCGTTGGTAACGTTTAGGCTAAACCAAAATTGGCCTGCACCTGTGTGCGAGCGTAATTTTTCAATTGCCGTATCTAATATGGGGTACTTGTCCCATTGCCTCGTTTCCATgcccctcccctccccaccCCTTCCCTTGCTAATGTGTCATAATTCCTCAATTGCACATTTCAATGTTAATTCAAAGCTACTCGACCGAATGAGCATTCAGCTCCTCACCCCTCCACACTCCTCTTCACctacaaatatttcattgGGGCTTGAATTGTTGTTTCTCTGGGTTCTATCTGCGATTTCGCGTTCTGATTAGCAGATAACGTGTAGGGGAAGTATATCAGCGCAGTTTATATTGCTATTTACGTAGCGATCCcttattgttttcttttatacCTGAAATGCGCCAATCATTGTGACCCACATATAATATCTGATTGACGAATAAAACAGGGCTACACCGATCTATATCAGGTTGTAAGGAAAGAGGAACTGCTAAGGAATCGTATCTGAACTTGCAAAGCGAGGTGTAAGTTCCACTACGCCTGAAATACCGTGCATGACGATTAACGAacgtataaatatatgtatgtatgtatgtatgtacatatgcacatTTTACGACTTTTCAAGTTAGCTCGTTCATTTCTTTAATGATAGTTTACTTTGCACTGCCTTATGTAGTTAACAgctataaatttgatttaCCATATTGAAAGTTAATAAacaaggcaaataaattaagaaaactTGCCGTTAGACTTTCAAAACGATATATTTATCTTTAATATAACAAAACTAATACTATCCATgctgatatttataatatttatatctttaaaaaatatattaacattACATTTAACACAATACTTTACTAAACTCCAACCAATcatttttgcttttgattaCAGTTGCCCGTCGCTGATCCGTTCCTAGAGAAAGTAAATCTATCAGACCTGGGTAAGTTTTCAAACCACCCTCTCAATCCACTCCCATGTCAACTTTTCCGCAACGACCGCCTGTGCGccaaacaaaaatgataagtttaaacaaattagcaAAAAGTCGGCCTCTGAGGATATTTGTTGGGCACACGACGGCATCGCCAGAATATAATATAATCTGATATAccaaaatataatatgtacTATGTATAAAGGCGAAGAAAAAGataagttgaagttgaagaagATCAGTCGTAATTAACGGGGATTATGTTAGCATCCTATTTGAATATTGGCGTGGGCTGCCTAAAATGCGACATCCAATATAATCGCTAGGGAATAGGAACTCACATATAGTTTTTTCATTCCCGAGAAAACAAGTGGAGACTTCTGTTCTTTATGTTTCTAATCAGAACCGAACACACCcccaaaaatgtatattagCTTTTCTTCTTTACCAAAGCTAATTATAAGTTCCAAGTACGCCGGAGACCACTCGGTGAAAAATACGCAACTGTGGCGAGGGCACAATGAGAGCCGAGAGGAGGGAAAACAGTGCAGGTAATTGGTTGGCAATTTCAGACATTTCATGATCCTCATTAACGTCAATTCCCagccgatccgatccgatccaaaCGATCTCTCAGCAAAGattatattcaatttattaaaCGCTCTGAGAACTTTTCGATTTAGTTGCGAGCAGAAGCTCAGAGCGTTTCCACTATTATTTCAGTctataatttgtttgtttgtgcgcTTTTCCCTGACGAAAAACTTTTCCGCCACAGAGAGCCAGCGAGCGGAGGAGGAGATGGAAACCAAAACAGACTGCAGATCAGTTTATGATAAAATTTCGAATGGTTTAGAACGTCGCCAACGAAAGACGGGCAGACGACAAAAGTTCGGCTATTTTCCATTCCGTGTGCTTTCCGTGCGGAATTATTGGCAGCAGGAACCATTCGCGATCTATACGTGTCTATATGTGCGTCTATGGATACTGCCCAGGCCGTAGGATTTACTTACCAACCCAGCAATCGAATCCAACCGACCAACTGCAAGCAAAGACGACCCATCGAAGGTCTTCGCTTCTCTCTTAGTCATTCGTTAAGAATTTTCGAATAGCGCCGCGACGCCAAAAGCAACTTAACCATCGCAACCACCCTCGCCGCTTCGCCGCCTCCCACTCCCCACAATCGCCACCCATTGCGAAAATGGGTTTTCAATTGTTTTGATCCCGCAcggcaaaaaagaaatagcACAATACTCAACAAAGCCACAACGCCAAGGTGCATTTCAATTAACTCGTGTGGCCCGTGGTCCCTGTCAAAAGCGACGCAAAACGTATAAGCGGTCTGAATCGAAAACGATAAACCATATTTACATTTGTCTTTGCCACTGAATATATGCATTAAAAAACCAAtcaaaacagcaacaaagtACGAAAAAGATTGAAGAGATCTTCACCGATATCGACAAGCTTTTTTAGCTCGATTTCCCTTGACTTTCTTTATCTGGGCAAACGGTTCGCCGCCCGGCAACCGCAGTAAATTCCATTTATTAAAcaacatttaaatgtttacaCAGCTCAGTCGGGAAAATCTCTTGCCGCTTGcatatagctccaaatattttacaatttatttcgatgtatatattttctttgcGCGGTATCTGGCcttcatttttttatatattatatttggtCGTTTTTAAACTTtccgtttgtctgtttgcTTATATTGTGGTGGATATCATCCGGATAATTTGTTGGAAATGCTTTTACCAGTGGCATTCAAAATTTACGCTAATCTAATACTCTAGGACGGCAGGCTTTGTGTATAGTTCATTACCTTAGAATTATTTCCGCTTATTAATGCATATGTTTCAGCATTTGTTTCTAAATCGATAAATCATTAATTTACTTTGATGTGAGTTCGTGCCAAATAAAACCTCAGACCAAACCTCCTGGGCAAAAATTAACCTGCCAATTTGTAAATTGaacgaaaataatttttgcaCTTGAAGTTGACTTCAAGTTTATTATTTCTAAAACAGATTTCCGAGACATTTTGTGCAAAAGAAGCGCAATAATCCCTGCAAACACTCGAAATTTCAGTGTTGAGGTCTTATGCTGCGGTTAATTAATTTCTTGGCACAACTGCCTGTCCCAATATCTGTTGTGTGTCGCTATAATGGCTCCGACAAATGCTGAATCGGTGAATGTTTGGCTTGCATTTATCAGACCCCTGACAAGAACGATCTGCAGCCCCTGTgattttatatagtttttgaTTAACACCTTTTGGCCCCGcctcaatatttatttgtttacattgTGCCATAGCCGTCTACATTATGTCCCTCTCACTTGGTTTCTCTTTGTCtgaatggaaattgaaataatatttattgttgtacAATTTGGCGAATCTGTTCTATTTGGATGTGTTTGCCTTAGCTGTGGCTGCTTCGGTTGCTTTTGTCGTACgctaaatttattttaattaaaaatgtcttaATTTAATCTAACGAAACGCGTGCGCCCTAAAATTTATTGGCAACGGTTGTTCTATTTCTGGGTTCGGCTATGGTTTAACTGCCTTAGCTTACCACAGTGAGAAGTGCGTAGAGCGGCGCTGCTCTGTTAGCGGACTGTTAGCGGTCTGTTAGCTAGTCGGTCGATCAATTAGGCAAATCAATTAGCGGAGCAAATCGAGTAGCCCAGTTAATTGCTAGCGTCCACAGACCTCAAACAGAAGACCAGATCAGATCGGATCGGATGAGTCTAGCGTAATGCGACACTGAACTTCGgtataaacaaaaagcaagAGTGAAGAGTCCAATTGAAGCAGAGTGGGAACCCATAACGCATGTTACAGTTGCACTTCTACTCGAATCATGCGGGTCGTCTGGTACTCGGAGGTGGCAACGGTCGCCCGGCCGACGTCCTTTGCTATCCGTTGGAGAGCATCAAAGAGTTCGAGCAGATTTCTGAGGCCTGGAAGCGCCTGCTAGCCGAGTTGCTAAAGAAAGGTGGACATCCCAGACCCCCAAAATTTCAGCCCATATCGTGCTTCAATCCATCATTTAACCGAcgtttctttttgtttctgcaGAGGAGGACGACTCACAGATCTTCGTGAAGTTCTTTCGTTTTCACAAGTGCTATGATCTGATACCCACCTCCGCCAAGTTGGTTGTCTTCGACACCCAGCTCCTTGTAAAGAAGGCCTTCTACGCCCTGGTCTACAACGGTGTGAGGGCGGCACCGCTCTGGGATTCGGAGAAGCAACAGTTCGTGGGCATGCTAACCATCACGGACTTTATCAAGATCCTGCAAATGTATTACAAATCGCCAAATGCGTCCATGGAGCAGCTGGAAGAGCACAAACTGGACACGTGGCGAAGTAAGTGAACACACACATTGGCATACGGTGATCCCAACTAAATTGTATCCTCTGCTAGGTGTGCTGCACAATCAGGTGATGCCGTTGGTCAGCATTGGACCGGATGCGTCCCTCTACGATGCCATCAAAATTCTCATCCACAGCCGCATACATCGCCTGCCCGTCATCGATCCGGCTACCGGCAATGTCCTCTACATCCTGACACATAAACGCATACTTAGGTTCCTCTTCCTATACGTGAGTTTCTGggatttgcatttgttgcCCAATAGCATAATAGTAATGTGGAATTTTCTGTGCGCAGATTAATGAATTACCAAAGCCCGCGTACATGCAAAAGAGTTTGCGCGAACTTAAGATTGGCAC from Drosophila santomea strain STO CAGO 1482 chromosome 3R, Prin_Dsan_1.1, whole genome shotgun sequence includes:
- the LOC120454662 gene encoding uncharacterized protein LOC120454662 isoform X5; the encoded protein is MYRRRYSAFEPSTPRVGVLPSPPPQYGNRPADTAAPKTPPKLSVQFDPNLPKDNDSNNNLAGSENANAKCVGRKARSLSNSPLYHRKKRYGHLPALMSNNGPTASSNYQLLNSANLRDLVDGQRHSHHVSRRDDNQSHSHSESPSHIGHISHISPSNQSNKSNQSNQSKQSILSLPNGKNKAKDGKKLKATLTAAMSSSLLRRKAHSNHSQQQKLQQQQREQELQQQQQQQQQLQQLRSNNSKTIANAARHSLGHSPSAAAAAAAVQQTLVYERRRVSSAHSSPSPSSRHHSPVHQCMLMRRRSDYSVEQIEQWKRQQQLLPRSGRKISLPVADPFLEKVNLSDLEEDDSQIFVKFFRFHKCYDLIPTSAKLVVFDTQLLVKKAFYALVYNGVRAAPLWDSEKQQFVGMLTITDFIKILQMYYKSPNASMEQLEEHKLDTWRSVLHNQVMPLVSIGPDASLYDAIKILIHSRIHRLPVIDPATGNVLYILTHKRILRFLFLYINELPKPAYMQKSLRELKIGTYNNIETADETTSIITALKKFVERRVSALPLVDSDGRLVDIYAKFDVINLAAEKTYNDLDVSLRKANEHRNEWFEGVQKCNLDESLYTIMERIVRAEVHRLVVVDEHRKVIGIISLSDILLYLVLRPSGEGVGGSESSLRASDPVLLRKVAEVEIPATAAASTTTPPPRSPSAGSGNRSLIEDIPEEEPAPARIDDADSDNNKSASEDKANNNQHDQMTTAATANGDSNNSPVEVSFADEAHEEEESADQVERSNCDDDDQLALAEIERKKASMDDDEDDGLSSAVSAASALGQSLTPAAREMALVSE